Genomic window (Marmota flaviventris isolate mMarFla1 chromosome X, mMarFla1.hap1, whole genome shotgun sequence):
aatccctatggtattcctcatagaaagagaaaaagcagtagtgaaattcatctggaaaaataagagacccataatagctaaattaatccttagtaggaagagtgaaacaagtggcatcactataccagaccttaaactatattacagagcagtagtaacaaaaacagcatggtattggcatgaaaacagagtggtagaccaatggtacagaatagaggacacagagactaacccacaaaattacaattatcttatattagacaaaggcgccaaaaacatgtattggagaaaagacagcctcttcaacaaatggtgctggggaaactagaaatccatatggaacaaaatgtaattaaactcctttctctcaccatgcacaaaactcaactcaaagtagatcaaggacctaggaattaaaccagaggctctgcatctaatagaagaaaacgtaggccctaatcatgtgggattaggctccaacttccttaataagactcctgtagtacaaaaattaaaaccaagaatcaataaatgggatggaatcaaactaaaaagtttcttctcagaaaaagaaacaatctttgaggtgaacagagagcctacatccttggagcaaatttttacccctcacacatcagatagagcactaatctctagggtatataaagaactcaaaaatctaagcaccaaaaaaaaaaaaaaaaccaactcaaTCAACaattgggccaaggacctgaaaagacacttctcagaagaggatacacaatcaatcaacaaatatatgaaaaaatgttcatcatcactagcaattagagaaatgccaatcaaaaccactctaagatatcatctcattccagtcagaatgacagctattatgaagacaaacaacaataagtgttggcaaggatgtggggagaaaggtacactcatacattgctggtgggactccaaattggtgcagccaatatggaaagcagtatggatattccttggaaaactgggaatggaaccaccatttgacccaactatccctctcctcgttttatacccaaaagacttaaaaacagcatacttcagggacacagccacatcaatgtttatagcagcacaattcacaatagctaaactgtggagccaacctagatgcctttcaatggatgaatggattaaaaatgtgcatatatacacaatggaattttactcagcaataaaagagaataaaatcatggcacttgcaggtaaatggatggcattggagaagataatgctaagtgaagttagccaatcccaagaaaacaaatgccgaatgttttctctgatataagaaggctgactcatagtggggtagggagagggagcttgggaggaatagatgaattctagatagggcagaggggtgggagggaaagggagggggcagagtattagcaaggatggtggaacgtgatacacatcatcatccaaagtacatgtatgaagacatgaattagtgtcaacatactttatatacaaccagagatatgaaaaaattgtgctgtatacatgtaataacaattgtaatacattctgctgtcatttatttttaaaaaaaaataataaaaaataaaaatgaggtgtttctgacattcttttttttaatttttattttttttgtggtcctggggattgaacccagggctttgtgcatgtgaggcaggcacttcaccaactgagctatatgcccagccctcattctttttttaatgtagttagcttttaaattatttttagttgtagatggacacaatgcctttattttattcattcatttaatgtggtgctgaggattgaaccctgtgcctcacatgtgctaggcaagtgctctgccactgagctacaaccccagacccctgaCATTCATTCTTAATGACTCCCCAGGATGAATTATTTGATGTACAGCATGAAGTACAATTACTAGTGAAATTATCTAATTTTTCAAGAACATTTGTACATTCTCTCTCCTGTATGACTTACCTGATGTTTATTCAGGGTTGACTTCccactgaaggctttcccacagtcTCTGCATTCAAAAGGTTTTTCTCCCATGTGAGTTCTGTGATATGTAAGGAGAACTGATTTCACAtggaaggctttcccacattccctGCATTTGTAGGGTTTTCCTCCTGTATAAATCCCCTAACATTTAATGACAGTCAACTTCCTACTGATGTCTTTCCCACAGTCACTGCATTCATAGGGTCTCTCTCCCATATGAATTCTCCGTTGTTTAATCAGTGGTGACTTCTCACAGAATATTCCCACATTCATTGCATTtatagggtttctctcctgtatgaattctctgatgGACAATAGGGTTGCCTCTCACTGAAAGCTTTCCCACATCTTCTTCATTTGTAGGGTTTCCCTCCTGTATGATTTCAATGATGGCCAAACAGATATGATTTTACACTAACAGTCTTCCCACATGTGCTGCATTAATagggtttttcttttgtgtgaaTTTTCTGATGAACAGAGAGGTGTGACTTTCTCTTGAAGTTTTTCCACATCTACTGCACTCACAAGGTTTCTCTTTTCTGTTAGTTTTCTGATGTTTAATAGTGATGGGTTTCTCATCAAAGGTTTTTCTATACTTACTGCACTTAGGTTTCTCATCTGTGTGAGACATTTGATGTATAATGCTGGACTTAGCATGCTTGATTCTATTATAAAATGCTTGTCTAATATGTGTTCTTTCGTGTCTAATAAGATGATAAGAACTCTTAAAGGCTTCTGCACATTCACCATATACAAATGGTCTCTTTCCCATGTGAGTTTGCTCATGTTTAATAAAAGTTGCCTTCTGgataaaggctttcccacatccactgcattcatagggtttctctcctgaATGAGTTCTCGGGTGTGCTGTGAGGGCTATCTTCTGACTGAAGGCTTTTGCAAATTCAAAGCATTCATAaagtttctctccagtgtgaattctttttttaaaaaaaaatttcttagttatacatggacacaatgtctttattttatttatttatttttatatggtgctgaggatcaaacccggtgcctcacaggtgcaaggcaagcgctctgccactgagccacaatcccaacccctccagtgtgaattctttgATGGAAAACAAGGTTGGTTTTTCTGGATAAACACTCTACTATATTCAGTACATTCATAGAATTTCTCCCCAGTTTGAATTctctgacttttattttattgcttctgGTGGGGGGCTTTTCCTTGTTGATTGGGTTCAACAGATTTCTCTGCAGGTTAGGATTTATCAAGATAAGAAGGGAGACATAATTTCCAATTTACCTTACATCTATAATCTATCTTTCTTACAAAgctgctatttttaaatttattttttatttattctttttagatatgcatgacagtagagtatatttgaaCATATTATACACAattggagtatatcttattctaataaggatcccagtcttgtggttgtacatgatgtggaattacactggtggtgtatttatatatgaacataggaaagctatgtcagattcatttcactctcttattcccatttccctcccttcctttcgttcccctttgtctaatccaataaacttctactcttcccctccctcctttttgtgtgttagcatcagagagaacatttgactaagaccatttatatatatatatatattttttggtggtactggggattgaaccttgtgcatgtgaggcaagcactctatgaactgagctatatatagggctggggatccaGCCCTATATTACGTTTTAAATATCTTCTCCATGAATACTTAGGGTGTCTTTGCCTTATAGAAACAAAGAATTTGCTCAGataaatgatttttctgtatgttcTGCATTCTTGAACATTTTCATCTTTCAGTGTTTTCTGGTCTATGAATGCAGCTTGCCACAGAGGTCTGTATTGACTTTCCTTTTAGTTATCTATCTGCTCATCAACTTCCCAGAATTCTAGGAGAAAAATGAGATGAATCATTAAAATTTTACTACAATATATGGGATAACATGGATCTCTAAATGCCCTGTGGTAAATTCTTATCAATATTATGATCATAAGGATGGATCCTCCCCATGTCCACCACCCCATGTTTCCAATTGCAAATGTAAAGAATGCTactatgaattctaaaaaataatgtaatatgcAGCCAAGCACAAAGCCAAGAAATGTATTATGTGTCAAAAATGAAGTGGTGGGAGTGATAGGaatttagctcaatggtagagcacttggctagcatacAGAAGGTCCTGGGTACTATCCTTACCACCCATAAAAAATTGAAGTGAGAATGTACAATGATGTGGTAAAGTAAAAGTGAAGCTTGGAGCCTTGCATAGGAATCCAGACCTCAGGGCACAAGTGTTCAAGAAAGGAGAACCTATTTTTTGCTTCAAGCTGGCATAACAAGGGGCCTGCATGTTTATTAAATACAAACTAGAAACACTCCTTGCTGGCCAAAGAAATTGTTAAGAATGGTGTTAGATAAAAGAAATCAGAAGCCTAGTTCTGTGATTCAATCTGCATGATTACAAGTGTAGTACAAGAGCCCATAAcgaaaaattaacataaaattggTCTTGTTATTAGTAGattcacagcaatggaaaattttccaaaaaatatttccCATGTTTTTATAGCTTAAGGCTCACAGAACATCTATGGAAAACCAAATcaaacatgtaaaaataatttagacCTTACAAGGAAATGAATCATCAATAAAGAGAATCAACAGATACATTAAAAGATTCTCCCATTTCTAGAACTGTATATAATGTAACAATCtagattttaaagtaaatatattccaaatatcaCCAGGTGTGGtaatgcatacctgtaatcccagcaacctagGATGCTGAAccgggaggattgcaaatttgaggccaacctcacccaacttagcaagaccatgtctccaaaacaaacaaacaaacaaacaaaacaaaacaaaaataggattgcaactcagtgataaagctcccctggcttcaatccccagcagccccccaaaatagataaaaaataaattaaaatattctaaatatacaAAGAGTTAAGAACTAGACTATGGGGGAAAACTTGGATACAAGCTAggatacaaatatgaatataaattttttttaaactctaaataGAGAGGTTGAACAGTACACTATAAAGATAAATTGAATAAGTTAAATGACGGATTGTGGGAAACCACCCAGGATATAGCATAAAAGCTTAATGAAATGGAAACATAAGGGAAATAGAAATAATTAGAAGCTCCAACATAAGCTCATTAAGAGATCCaagtggaaaggaaaaagaaaagggagtggGGCTGTAGGCCAAGAAAAAGATTAATACAGCAGCCCTGATACTGTTCTCCTTACAAAGGCCAGCCTGCAAGTTAGCCCTGGGCTGACATCTGGGAATTTGGATTTCAGGAATGTTCTCATAATTTCCTGACTGGTAAGCGTGGTTTTCTATGCCTCCACTGTTTATACAAACACTGTGTTTTATGCTGAACACCTGTTTTCCTTTTGGGAGTCTGGAATTTTGGTATATGCTAAGCAGTTTGTCTGTATGACCAGCCTCCAATAAAAACCAAAGTTTCTGAGTCTCTAATGGTCTCTCCTGAGCATAATAAACATCACACCTATGTTGCTGCATTTTTGATGCTGGGTGAAGAGTGCTCTGTAAGCCCCCTCATGGGAGGGTGACAGCATAAGGGAGCCTGCAAACGGACTCTTCCAGACTCTGCCTGTGCTGTTCCCCATATAATGTGGTTGTATATTCTTGGCATCACTACAATAAACTTATCTGTGAATACAACTATATGCTGTGTCCCATAATTCTTTCTAGAAAATCTCAGAATATAGGAGTAGTCTTGGGGATCGCTGACCCAGAATATATTTGAAGAGGCAATGACATAGTTTTCTAGAGTGAAAGGAAGGCATGAATCTTATACCCACAGTCCTCAGTGTGGCAAATAAAAGTAAATCCTCACTCACACAAAGTTGAGTGCAACCACaagacttaaaaatcagaaagaaaaatttaaaagcttccatggagaaaaatttaaatcccTTATAAACAATTATATCAAtgtcagatatttaaaaatatatatttttagttgtagatggacacaataacttttattttacttatttattttgtgtggtgctgaggattgaactcagtgcctcacacatgctaggtgagtgctctaccactgagctccagccccagcccattattGTCAGtctttttggggaaaaataaaaagaagccagaagtttaatgaataatattttcaaagttctgACAGAAGCTGTCATCTTAGAACTCTGTACCCAGATAAATTATTGTAAAGAAAGATAACAAAACCAAGACATTTTTGGACAATAAAGCAGATAATTTATCATAAATAAAGCCTGGCTAAAGATAATGCTTAGTACTTGAATCATTCAGAAGGATAATGACTCAAGGGGCAAGAGGCAGAGGGTAAAGAAAATCCATCTAAGGCAAGAAAAAGGGTCATGAAAAAGCTGGctatataaataatacaataaaatatgaaaatagtaaCATCAgagtaaatatgtgtgtgtgtgtgtgtgtgtgtgtattcaactAAAAAGTACAACCTTACTTAAGGTTATACAAAAAGCAAACTAAAACTTTGATAAATTTGATTACATTGcaattaaaacttattttcaaaacaaCTCCATAAACAGCCTAGACTAAGAAAAGGctgttgaggggctggggttgtagctcagtggtagagcacttgcctagcatgtgtgaggccctgggttccatccccagcaccacataaaactaaataagcaaaataaaggtattgtgtccatctacaactaaaaatatttttttaaaaaggctatttACTATACACAAAATTGAAGTCTACAATATACAAAGAATACatacaaagcaaaaagaaaagataaacagcCCAACAAAAACATAGATAAAGGATATAAACAGGCAGGCCTTAGAAGAGGAAATCTAACTAGTTAATAACACATGAAATGTTAGATTTcctagtaatcagggaaatgaaaattataagaaGATACCAATTTATACTAACTAAAGGACCAAAATTTAAAGCATCTACAATTCTCTCCTGTTTCTTGCAGTAAGTTCTAGTTCTATCATGCAGCCCTGGCCTAAATCACATACTTTCTGTGCCATTTGTTTTGCCACCTAAGGCTACAGAGCTTTGCATTTTAACATTGATGCTTCCTATTCAAAAGCTGAAGTTTTAGATTTTTCAGGAAGCTACATCTGCCCACCAGGCTACAATCCATGCTTTAAGGGAGTTGATTTCATATGATGGTAAAATCTACTCTTTTTGCTTCAAAGGCTGGCAATAAATACTAAGTACTTTCCCAGTCCAGAGGCCTTCTGCAGGACTTAAAAGGAGTAGATAAAAACTGCTTAATGTCCTTCAGCTGAAATATACCCCTTAAAAGTATGAGTgttaaaccaggcatggtggtacatgctcataatcccagcagctcaggaggctgaggcaggaggatcacaagtccaaatcagcctcagcaatgtaaaGCATCTTGGTGAgcccctgtctccaaataaaatgtaaaaagggatggggatgtggctcagtggttaagcaccccctgggttcaatacatggtacaaaaaaagaaaagtatgtgtATTAAGTAAGGTTGAATAATCTAAGGAAAAAATTTCTTTGAACAATCATTGCAAAGCTGTGATATTTTTCTCTCCCAAAATAAGCGAGATAAATGTATGTTCATCCTACCCTAGTCTAGTAAGAAGGACTTCAGGGAGATTACTTGCTTGATATACGTCCATTAGCATTTGGGGGACACAGGGCACTTGGCACTTAACTTCCACCTACAAAAATTGTACAGTTGACACATTGTGGCATCATATGGCAGCAACGAGGTTGTATGGAGGTGAACTGCAGGTCTCACTACCaccacagaacacacacacacacacacacacacacacacacactcgttCTACAAGCCAGATATGCACCCTGGATATGAACAGGTCTGGGTTACATTGGAAAGAGGGCTTTCTGGTAGGATTGAGGTGACTTCAGTAGAATGACATTGAAGGTCACTCATGGAACCAGGGAATATATTAAATAACTGGTTGGAGAAAAGGACCTGCCTAATGGAGGAACACTGGACATTCCAAGGACAGCATAAAAGTGCCAAGGACAGGAAGATTCAGTCTTTGGAATCTGCCACATGCAGAAAGTACCAGTATCAGATTATATTTATATGGATAGTTCAAactttattttactctttataGTCTCCCTTCTTTCTTACCCTGCTTCACTCAAAGAGCCAGAGATGGTCTAGTAGTTGAATAGGGGAGTGGGAGGGTAGGAAAAGGGATAGctggaagaataaagaaagaaaagactagTCAGGtgtggggtgcacacctgtaatcccagtgactcaggaggctgaggcaggaggatcacaagttcaaagccagcctcagcaacttagtgaggtcctaagcaacttaggagaccctgtctaaaaataaaaaataaaagggctgggaatgtggctcagtggttaaacactcgtCATTCAATCACtggtgccaaaaaagaaaagacaaaactgaGTGTGCCCATGTTGCCAGTAAAAGGCAGAACTAAGGTGTGGGGAGAGAAAAGTTCCATTTAAATGAAGTCCATAGTTTTAATGATTacctagttttcattttaaaatttttaactgatacttaaaaacataaaatactacaTATTAATGTGATACCATATGATGTTTCAATACACGCacacattgtataatgtttatatCAGTTTAAACATATCTGTCTTCTCAAATATAGCTTTCATTTTCTTAGCTAAAATGAGACAACCACTGATGCTcagaaattgaaaacagaataagagaacattatgaacaactttatgccaataaatttgacAGCTTAGATAAAACAGATTCCTTGAAAGACAAAATTACTGAAGCTCATCTGGAGAAATAAATCATTTGAATAACCCAACATCTATTAAATGAATTGAAATTTTAGTTAAAGACCTTCCCACAGAGAAAACTCCAAGCCCAGAAGAATTCACTTGAGAATCCATCAAAcacttaaagaagaattaatgccaatattACACAAATTCTTTCAAAGAATTGAAGGGAGGTGGGAATACTTCCCAACTCCTTGTATGATTTCATTATCTTTATTGTGGTAATGAAATTGTagatataaaattcaaaagttatcaaaatattcactttaaaaatgtgtaatcTCTTGTATGCCAATTCACCCGAAATAACTGGTTTGAAACGGCTAAATCAGTACTAAGGTAGTAGTAGACACTGACAATGCTATATTAGAAAAGagagatttctctttttttccaaagaTAAGAAAATTTCACTGTTTATTACTTTATACCCACTAAACtagcaaaaatttaaaacctgATGATAGTGTGCTTTGGCAGAGATATAA
Coding sequences:
- the Znf674 gene encoding LOW QUALITY PROTEIN: zinc finger protein 674 (The sequence of the model RefSeq protein was modified relative to this genomic sequence to represent the inferred CDS: inserted 5 bases in 3 codons; deleted 1 base in 1 codon; substituted 8 bases at 8 genomic stop codons); this translates as MRSHTLGPQASSVSPKFPGAVGDAIWASDSTSCVPCDPVASTSLCPPASTGHAPILCGSYGYSGATSWDSWNWISLSRRASRSPISGSMQLRNHVVPLLTQPLQFGGQSPGGSFALLHLPPQPPDLTHLLLPLPSGHSHPKGPGAPGTRPVNEFWEVDEQIDNXKESQYRPLWQAAFIDQKTLKDENVQECRTYRKIIYLSKFFVSIRQRHPKYSWRRYLKQXIKNKFKNSSFVRKIDYRCKVNWKLCLPSYLDKSXPAEKSVEPNQQGKAPHQKQXNKSQRIQTGEKFYECTEYSRVFIQKTNLVFHQRIHTGGKLYECFEFAKAFSQKIALTAHPRTHSGEKPYECSGCGKAFIQKATFIKHEQTHMGKRPFVYGECAEAFKSSYHLIRHERTHIRQAFYNRIKHAKSSIIHQMSHTDEKPKCSKYRKTFDEKPITIKHQKTNRKEKPCECSRCGKXFKRKSHLSVHQKIHTKEKPYXCSTCGKTVSVKSYLFGHHXNHTGGKPYKXRRCGKAFSERQPXIVHQRIHTGEKPYKCNECGNXFCEKSPLIKQRRIHMGERPYECSDCGKDISRKLTVIKCXGIYTGGKPYKCRECGKAFHVKSVLLTYHRTHMGEKPFECRDCGKAFSGKSTLNKHQVSHTGERMYKCS